In Thermocladium sp. ECH_B, the following proteins share a genomic window:
- a CDS encoding small nuclear ribonucleoprotein (Sm), which yields MSLAESNRRFLVEVASMLGKKVIVNTESGHYRGTLAGMDNNLNIVLSEAVNDKGEKASKVLISFNNWREVILIEQYLDLADFAKELDKYFPGMVKYIQEANIIQVGEGVRVTQNGIEGSGLTAKRVKELFDNYLKRKQA from the coding sequence ATGTCGCTCGCCGAGAGCAATAGGAGATTCCTAGTGGAGGTTGCCTCCATGCTTGGCAAGAAGGTTATTGTAAATACTGAATCCGGTCACTATAGAGGAACCTTAGCTGGGATGGATAATAACTTAAACATAGTGTTAAGCGAAGCGGTGAATGACAAGGGAGAGAAGGCAAGCAAGGTCCTAATATCATTCAATAATTGGCGCGAGGTTATCCTAATAGAGCAATACTTGGATTTAGCTGATTTCGCCAAGGAGCTGGATAAGTATTTCCCAGGAATGGTGAAATACATACAAGAAGCAAACATTATCCAGGTTGGGGAAGGCGTTAGGGTTACTCAAAACGGCATAGAGGGATCAGGATTAACTGCTAAGCGCGTAAAGGAGCTTTTCGATAATTACCTAAAGAGGAAACAGGCATAA